A stretch of Episyrphus balteatus chromosome 2, idEpiBalt1.1, whole genome shotgun sequence DNA encodes these proteins:
- the LOC129910296 gene encoding protein rhomboid yields the protein MLPSMVQQESTTRPLEQDQDEEDDQQQQSQHQHQYHQSTVIDIPSDDSTYVENAITYSTEEEKKYHADYDRCCPPPLFVIMISLLEIGVFLYDYMTVDFQPELNSPISSDSVLIYRPDRRQEIWRFVSYMVLHANWFHLGFNVVVQMLFGLPLETVHGSARIACIYLAGVFAGSLGTSVVDSEVYLVGASGGVYALLAAHLANLLLNFGEMRYAVSKLASVLIFVSCDLGYALYSQYVNEPNTAPAVSYIAHITGALAGLTIGLLVLKNFEHKTHENLMWWLALGVYTAFTIFAIVFNLINTVTAQILEEEGEVMKQHLLHDLGVS from the exons atgttaCCAAGTATGGTTCAACAAGAATCAACCACTAGACCACTAGAACAAGATCAAGACGAAGAAGAcgatcaacaacaacaatcacaacatcaacatcaataTCATCAATCAACAGTTATTGATATACCATCAGATGATAGTACATATGTGGAAAATGCAATTACTTATAGTACGGAAGAGGAGAAAAAATATCATGCAGATTATGATAGGTGCTGTCCGCCGCCATTATTTGTGATAATGATATCGTTACTTGAG ATTGGTGTCTTTCTCTATGACTACATGACAGTTGATTTCCAACCGGAATTAAATAGTCCCATTTCATCAGATTCGGTACTAATCTATCGGCCGGATCGTCGTCAAGAGATATGGCGTTTTGTATCTTACATGGTGTTGCATGCGAATTGGTTTCATTTGGGCTTTAATGTTGTGGTGCAAATGTTGTTCGGACTGCCATTGGAAACGGTGCATGGTTCGGCTCGAATTGCATGCATTTACTTGGCTGGAGTGTTTGCTGGTTCGCTGGGGACGAGTGTTGTTGATTCGGAGGTGTATCTAGTTGGTGCTAGTGGTGGAGTTTATGCGTTATTGGCGGCGCATTTAgcgaatttattattaaattttggcgaaatgAGATATGCTGTGTCGAAGTTGGCATCGGTGCTTATATTTG tATCATGTGACTTGGGCTATGCACTCTATTCCCAATATGTAAATGAGCCAAATACAGCGCCAGCTGTATCATATATTGCACATATAACTGGAGCATTAGCTGGTCTAACAATAGGTTTattagtattaaaaaatttcgaaCATAAAACCCATGAGAATCTTATGTGGTGGTTAGCGTTAGGTGTTTATACTGCATTTACAATATTTGCGATTGTAttcaatctaataaatacaGTGACTGCGCAAATACTCGAAGAAGAGGGTGAAGTAATGAAACAACATTTGCTTCATGATTTGGGTGTttcgtaa